CCCCCTTGATATAACGTACGAGGGGCTTTACCAGGGCACTTTCATGGTGCTGCGGCTCATAATGCTCATAGTCGGCACATCGCTGCTCACCCTTACGACATCGCCGATCGCCCTGACCGACGGTATTGAGAGCCTTTTAAAGCCCTTCAGGAGGGTGGGAGTGCCGGCCCACGAGCTGGCAATGATGATGACCATAGCGCTGAGGTTCATACCCACTCTCATGGAAGAGACCGATAAGATAATGAAGGCCCAGATGGCAAGAGGCGCCGATTTTGCCAGCGGCAACGTAGTACAGCGGGCCAGAAGCCTGGTACCCTTGCTAGTTCCCCTGTTCATAAACGCCTTCAGGAGGGCCGACGACCTGGCCATGGCCATGGAATCCCGGTGCTATCGTGGAGGCGAAAACCGCACCCGAATGAAGCAGCTGAGGATGACGTCAGCGGACCTTGCCGCCTTTATCGCGACAGGCCTTCTTGCAGTCGGGAGCATCATGAGCCGGTTTATCTGGTAGGTGACGGCCTTGAACGTAAAGATCCTGCTGGAGTACGACGGCACCAATTACCACGGGTGGCAGAAGCAGAACAACGCCCTTTCCGTCCAGGAAGTGCTGGAGAAGGCAATATATGCCCTGACGGGAGAAAGGGTAAGCATAATCGGAGCCGGCAGGACCGATGCGGGCGTTCACGCTAGGGGACAGGTGGCCAATTTCCGAACGAATACCCGCATACCGGTCGAGAGGCTGCCGTACGCCATAAACAGTAAACTGCCCGAAGACATAGCAGTCAAAGGTGCCGAAGCGGTTCCCGACGACTTTCACGCGCGCTACAGCGCCAAGGCCAAGGTGTACACCTATAGCATATACAATGCCCCTTTTCCGTCGCCTCTCCTGCGGAGGTACAGCTATTTCTTCCCGCTGCCGCTGGACGTGGAGGCGATGAGAAGAGCGGCAAAAGCCTTTATAGGCGTCCACGATTTTGCAGCTTTCAGGGCGTCCGGAAGCTCGGTAAAGACGTCGGTTAGAAATATTACGAGGCTGGATGTGAAAAAGTGCGGGAAGCTTTTAACCATAGAGGTGGAAGCCGACGGGTTTTTATACAATATGGTGAGGATTATCGCAGGCACCCTGCTGGAGGTAGGGACGGGTAAAAAGGATCCGGAAGAGATACCGTCGATTATAGAGTCCCGGGACCGGGAAAGAGCCGGGGTGACTCTGCCGGCTCACGGACTCTGCCTGGAAAAAGTTATATACTGACAGCTTGACACGCCCGGAGCGTTATAATAAAATAACCTTGTGATTTGAGGAGGGATAAAATGAGCACGTTTATGGCGAAAAAAGAGGAAATTAAGCGCGAATGGTACGTCATAGATGCAACCGATAAACCCTTAGGGAGACTTGCAGCTCAGGTAGCCAAAATATTAAAGGGAAAGCACAAGCCCATTTACACTCCCCATGTGGACACCGGCGACCACGTGATTATCGTCAATGCCGATAAAGTCGTACTTACCGGCAAGAAGCTGGATAAGAAGATTTATTACCGTCATTCCCTTTATCCGGGCGGTCTGAAGGCGGAAACCTACCGTCACTTCCTGCAGAGAGCTCCTGAAAAGGCCATATATAAAGCCGTATGGGGTATGCTTCCCCACAATTCCCTGGGCCGCAGGATGATCAAAAAGCTGAAGATCTACAGGGGGCCGGAACATCCCCATCAGGCCCAGCAGCCTAAGGAATTACCTTACGAGGGATAAAGAAGGAGGTTAAGCATGAAAGAAGCTGTTCTCGCCACTGGAAGGAGAAAGACCTCTGTCGCCAGGGTGTGGCTTACGCCTGGAACGGGAAGAATCCTTATCAATAAAAGGCCCTTTGAAGAGTACTTCCCGCTGGAAACGCTGAGGAACGACGTAACCAGACCTCTCGTTGTGACAAACACCCTGGGCAAGTTTGACATTATAGCAAATGTAAGGGGCGGCGGAGTTACAGGCCAGGCCGGAGCCGTAAGGCACGGCATAGCCAGAGCCTTGCTGCAGATCGACGAGACCTTCAAGCCCATGCTCAGAAAGGAAGGTCTGCTCACCCGCGACCCGCGTATGGTCGAGAGGAAAAAGTACGGTCTCAAGAAAGCCCGCCGTGCACCGCAGTTCTCGAAGAGGTAAAGAAGGACGCAGTCCTTCTTTTTTCTTTTTTGCTGGACAAAAGCTGTTAAAAATTGTACTATAAATTTAAAAAAGCCTACTTTGTAAACTTAAACGGGAGGCTGAAACTATGTACGATCTTGCCATTATCGGAGCCGGGCCGGCGGGGCTTTCGGCAGCGATTTACGGCGCCCGCGCCAGGCTTTCCACGGTGATGATCGAAAAAATGTATCCCGGCGGGCAGGCTGCAATTACCGACATTATCGAGAACTACCCCGGCTTTCCCGAGGGCATAGGCGGGGCGGAACTAACCGAAGCCATGAAAAAACAGGCCGAGCGTTTTGGAGCACAGTTTTTGAACGGAAACGTGGAGAAGATCGAAAAAGTAGGAGAAAAATTCCTAATCCGGCTAAAAACCGAGACTTTGGAGGCTAAGACCGTCATCCTCGCCATGGGTGCCGAAGCAAGGAAGCTCGGGGTTAAAGGCGAGAAGGAGTTCACCGGCAGGGGAGTCTCCTACTGCGCCACCTGCGACGGCGCTTTCTATACTGATAGGCCCGTAATGGTGGTGGGCGGTGGCGATACCGCCATAGGGGAGGCCATCTACCTCACTCACTTTGCCACCAGCGTCACGGTGGTGCACCGCAGGAACGAACTTCGGGCCACCAAAATACTCCAGGAAAGGGCCTTCAAAAACGAGAAGATTAAGTTCATATGGGACTCCGTGGTCGACGAGATAAAGGGCGGCGACGCCGTAGAGGAAGTTGTCGTTAGAAACGTAAAAACGGGAGAGAAAACCTCGGTCCCCGTCGACGGCATCTTCGTAGCAATCGGGTGGGATCCCAACACCGCCATAGTGAAGGACCTGGTACAGCTGAACGAACGGGGTTACATAGTAACCGATGAAAACATGGCAACAAACGTACCGGGACTTTTTGCCGCAGGGGATATAAGGGAAAAATCCCTGCGCCAGGTTGTAACAGCCGTTGCCGACGGAGCCATTGCGGCAGTTTCAGCCGAAAAGTATCTGGAAGAGCACCAGATGAGATAAATGCCTTTGAAAAAAGGGCCTTCGCGGTTTATGCGAGGTCCTTTTTTATTGTATTTTGCCCAACGTATAATCTGTGTGATGGGTTATTTCCAAATGTGAGCTACTTGAAGTGCCGCCTCCTCTTGCAGGATAATAAAAAAATCACACTCAGTGTATTTATTTTTATAACACCGGTTGAATATATATACATAATGATGTATAATTATAAAAAATTTCTCAGCGGGGAGATGATATCGTGAAGAAGGTGGTGCTCGCCTATTCGGGTGGACTCGACACTTCGGTTGCCATAAAATGGCTAAAAGAAAATTACAACTGTGATGTGGTGGCCCTCTGCGCAGACCTGGGAGAGGGCAAGGACCTGGAGTTTATAAAAAATAAGGCTGAGAGAGTTGGAGCGATAAAGTGTTATGTGGTGGACGCAAAGGAAGAGTTTATTAAAAATTACGCATTTTTCGCCCTGAAGGCCAACGCCCTTTACGAAGGGGTTTACCCCCTGAGCGCAGCCCTTTCCAGGCCGCTCATCTCAAAGCTCCTGGTGGATGTGGCAAGGCGTGAAGGGGCCTTTGCGGTGGCCCACGGCTGTACCGGAAAGGGCAACGACCAGGTCAGATTTGACGTGTCGGTGGCGGCGCTGGCACCGGACCTGAAGGTAATCGCTCCGGTAAGGGAATGGCCCATGTCCAGGGAAGAAGAAATAGAGTACGCAGTAAATAACGGCATCCCGGTGCCCGTCGGCAGGCAAAACCCGTTCAGCATAGACCAGAATCTCTGGGGAAGGAGTATAGAATGTGGCGTCCTGGAAG
The DNA window shown above is from Thermosediminibacter oceani DSM 16646 and carries:
- the trxB gene encoding thioredoxin-disulfide reductase, which gives rise to MYDLAIIGAGPAGLSAAIYGARARLSTVMIEKMYPGGQAAITDIIENYPGFPEGIGGAELTEAMKKQAERFGAQFLNGNVEKIEKVGEKFLIRLKTETLEAKTVILAMGAEARKLGVKGEKEFTGRGVSYCATCDGAFYTDRPVMVVGGGDTAIGEAIYLTHFATSVTVVHRRNELRATKILQERAFKNEKIKFIWDSVVDEIKGGDAVEEVVVRNVKTGEKTSVPVDGIFVAIGWDPNTAIVKDLVQLNERGYIVTDENMATNVPGLFAAGDIREKSLRQVVTAVADGAIAAVSAEKYLEEHQMR
- the rplM gene encoding 50S ribosomal protein L13, which encodes MSTFMAKKEEIKREWYVIDATDKPLGRLAAQVAKILKGKHKPIYTPHVDTGDHVIIVNADKVVLTGKKLDKKIYYRHSLYPGGLKAETYRHFLQRAPEKAIYKAVWGMLPHNSLGRRMIKKLKIYRGPEHPHQAQQPKELPYEG
- the rpsI gene encoding 30S ribosomal protein S9, which gives rise to MKEAVLATGRRKTSVARVWLTPGTGRILINKRPFEEYFPLETLRNDVTRPLVVTNTLGKFDIIANVRGGGVTGQAGAVRHGIARALLQIDETFKPMLRKEGLLTRDPRMVERKKYGLKKARRAPQFSKR
- a CDS encoding energy-coupling factor transporter transmembrane component T family protein, with amino-acid sequence MREITIGQYIPGNSVIHRLDPRTKILITTAFMVLLFVIDDFTGYAFPAVFIIAVSILSGISLKYMMRGLRPLVIIIVLTFVLNLFMIKGRVIYEIGPLDITYEGLYQGTFMVLRLIMLIVGTSLLTLTTSPIALTDGIESLLKPFRRVGVPAHELAMMMTIALRFIPTLMEETDKIMKAQMARGADFASGNVVQRARSLVPLLVPLFINAFRRADDLAMAMESRCYRGGENRTRMKQLRMTSADLAAFIATGLLAVGSIMSRFIW
- the truA gene encoding tRNA pseudouridine(38-40) synthase TruA, whose product is MNVKILLEYDGTNYHGWQKQNNALSVQEVLEKAIYALTGERVSIIGAGRTDAGVHARGQVANFRTNTRIPVERLPYAINSKLPEDIAVKGAEAVPDDFHARYSAKAKVYTYSIYNAPFPSPLLRRYSYFFPLPLDVEAMRRAAKAFIGVHDFAAFRASGSSVKTSVRNITRLDVKKCGKLLTIEVEADGFLYNMVRIIAGTLLEVGTGKKDPEEIPSIIESRDRERAGVTLPAHGLCLEKVIY